ctttttcttatttaatgTTCTAATAACTTCGAATGTTGAAAAGTGAAAATTAAAACCCAAAAAGGTCAGTGTTGACcgtattgcttttttttttgtaataatactTTTTGTTTCTGTAAGAAGAGAgattgatttttgtttctgtaagaagaaggagatagaGATGCAGAGAGTCCTGTGCTAAAGAGAATATCCAACCGACCAGGTTTTTGTGCTGATTCGATGGatttttgtattaatatgatctcttgcttgcttgctttctGCATTGAATCTTCCCCAGCTCCTCCTTTCATGTCTCTGTGTTCTTCAATTTTCTCCAGTTTCTTcgatttctttttatatatatatatattgaaattgaTGTTTCTTGGTGGGTTTCGATGTGGGATCATgtctttttctctcttctctagAGCTTTTATGCATCTCATTTGCTCTACAATTCTGAAAGAGttcatttttattggttttcAGCTCAATTTTTCTGCAAAAGTTTCTCTCTTTCTGATGCAAAtgtcaatttagttttttttattaagttgtttttttttttgtgatactGATGTGAGATCATGTTGTTGCTTGCTGCAGATGGCATCATCATGCTAATATGATTAGATTGAGTTTCTGGTGGGGACTAAGTTTTAAGTGGCGAAGCTGTCATCATAGTTCCTAATGGGGGTGAGGTACTTGCAGTTCTCCGTCGCATCAACAGCTCTGAGCTTTGCGGggcttcaagtctggacagagCTGTCTCTGGATAGACTTAGAGCAGATGGGCTGATAATTTCCAAGAACATTTCTTTAGGAGACTCGAGGCATGCGCTTGAGCTGCTTTTGGGTTCTTACTTTACAATCGCGTTGCTCACAAATTTTGTGCTCAATGTCTATATTCTTCTGCTACTTTCTCTCAAGGTAAGAGTGTATCACTTTCAATGCGTACGGATTGTTTAAATTGTTTTCTGGTAATggtcttttgttattttttgtgtTATTAGTAATAATCTCTTTTAAGCTGTCTTTTTGCAGACACTATTTTTTGGAGAGTTATATGGCGTTGAAACTAAAAAGTTGGTGGAGCGACTTGCCAATTACATCATTTACAAGGTagctcttcttcctttttttattgaaaagtaaCCTACATTCTGTATGCATATACCTATATGTATTCTCATTTCGTTGTAGGGTATATTTCTACCGCTGGTGATTCCAGCAACAATATTTCAGGGTGTACTGTGGACAGTTTGGCTTACTGTTGTATGCACTCTAAAGGTATGGTAGAAAACATTTGGCATTCTTGGTTTCCGATAACCAAAATTTCTGAATCATATTCTCCTAATGTTGAATCATTTAATAGATGTTTCAAGCTTTGGCTAGAGACCGGCTTGAGCGATTGAATGCATCTCCTTCTTCTACACCGTGGACATACTTCCGTGTGTATTCAGTTCTGTTCTTGGTTCTCTCTGTTGATACGTTGTGGTATTTCATAAATCTTGTGGTATATTTATtgtcaaatatatttatgtCTGAATGCTAATTTAAAGTAATACTTTTTTCCTCCTATTTTGCAGGATAAAGCTTTCCCTTATGACATACAGTAGAACTGGCTCTTCTCTGTATCTGTTGTTACTTTTTGAGCCATGCAGTATAGCTTTTGAGACCTTGCAGGTACTTTACTTAAGTAGTAATACTAGTTGTCTTCTTTGTCCTACTTGTTGTCTTAACAAAATATGGAGCTGATCGGATTCCTTTTGCAGGCGCTGTTAATTCATGGGTTTCAACTGCTTGACATGTGGATTACCCACTTAGCAGTGAAGAACTCGGACTGCCAAAGATCTAAGTTTCTTGATTCCATGACAGcaggtcttttttttttttttctgatgttatttatacattgtttttttATGCTAAACCGGGAATGCATTTCCATGGACATCTCAAGTTAAAAACTCTTACCTGTTTTTTTGGATAGGCTCACTGTTGGAATGGAAAGGCCTCCTCAACCGAAACCTAGGTTTCTTTCTGGACATGGCTACTTCGGTAATGGCGCTAGGTCACTACTTGCACATCTGGTGGCTGCATGGCCTTTCCTTTCATCTAGTGGATGCAGTTTTGTTTCTCAACATACGCGTAAGTAAGCACTAAGGCACATCATCCAACTGTTGAATCTCttacctgttttttttttatttggttggTTTGGCAGGCATTGCTCAGTGCAATTTTGAAGCGAATGAAAGGATACATTAAACTGAGAATCGCTCTGGGCTCACTCCATGCAGCTCTTCCTGATGCAACTTCTGAAGAGCTACGCGCATATGATGATGAATGTGCTATATGCCGGGTATGCTTTTGGCTGTTAgagttattaaaatataaacctttTCAATGCCTCAAAACTCTTGGATGCATTATCAGGAACCTATGGCGAAAGCTAAAAGGCTTCACTGCAACCACCTTTTCCATCTTGGATGCCTCCGATCCTGGTGCGCTTACTGACAGCCTCGAGTATTTTATGACTGAAACTACTgatcatgatgatgatggtttgaTGCTTTGATGCTGGCAGGTTGGATCAAGGTCTTAATGAGGTTTACTCTTGTCCTACATGTCGTAAACCTCTTTTTGTTGAAACTGAGGTGAACACTCGCTCAGTGGAAGTCTCAAGTGATGAGCAGTTAGCCCGTCAGCTTCAAAGACAAAACATTCCTGAGCATCCACTAGCCACTGGATTGTTTCCTGCCGAGATGCCAAACTCCATTGAAAGTGATCCTTCAAGGTTCAGTTAATTATTTGATTacaacttaaaatttaaaacaaatattcaaACTATCTTGGATTTGTTGGATTTTACAAAACAGGAACTTAGGATTGGATCCAAGCTGGCTACAGACATGGTCAAGTCAGGGTGTTGATGTCGCTGGTCCCTCTACAGCGTCTAGGTCCGTTGGACTGGGACGGGTTCAGATGATGATGAGGCATCTTGCTTCTGTTGGAGAAAGTTATGCGCAAACTGCACTTGAGGATGCTGCTTGGAGTCTATGGCCTATGAACCCTTCACAAGCATCCACTTCTTCTACAACCATACCTCTAGGTACTGGTGGAAGGACAGGTGGTCTGCATTTGAGAAATGTATCAAGTGGGGCGAATGAAAGCTTGGCAAATATACTAGCTATGGCCGAGACAGTGAGGGATGTCATGCCACATGTGCCAGATGAAATTATCTTCCAGGTAACTTTTAAGTGCATATTGGGTACTCTCTATGATTGATCCTTAAGTGATGAATGTTGTTACCAAATTGTTAAAGTTCTAAGATTCTCGCCACTTGATACTTTGAACATGTTGGGTTTCAAAATTTTTGCAGGACTTGCAGAGAACAAACTCTGTTTCTGTTACAGTGAACAATCTTCTCCAGATGTGATGATAGTTTGTGTAAAAATACTGAGCACTTGCTGCAATCTTGTTCCAACCCTAAGTATAGATTAATGGTTCGGGACACATATACTTTAAGTTTACACACCACCAAACTTCCCAAGCTTCACCGGCTGTAAATAGAAGGCGTtgtgcatatagagaagaagagGCTCTAGTGTATAGCTTCTGTTCATTGCCCTACTGCGGAAAATAAAGTTTGTATATTTACACAAGGTGCTATACCCTGGAGATATCTTGTAGCAATCTTGATCTTGGATCCATTCTCGAGTGGTACTGACCATTCTATGCTGCTAGGACTCCTGTATAAGAATTTGTAATTTACAACAAAATGAAGTTAATTATAGAGTCTATACTGTTTATTGATCCAATAGCTTGTTATGTAGTATATCATCGAAAATGTGTAAACTCATTTTTTGGTCTAAAAACTTAGACATATCCTCATTCCATACAGGCTAGTTTTGATTAACTTTAATCTGCATGTTTTGAGGTTAGTTGCGTGTTAAGAAACCCCAGGCTTTTTTGAGCCACCCAAGGTGACTTTAGTATGACTTGTACGACATAGAAGACAACATCCATGTCGTCACATCATTGTTGAGAGAGGCAGGACTATGAAGGTAATTAAGTAAATAGATGCCTTAAAGGTATCATCGATCATGATAGGAATTTAGGATATGTTTATTGCAAGGTTTTTATGGTGGAggtttaatttttaactaagaaaaactAATAACTGTCTGTCTATTAAATATACCCTAGAAAACATTCTCTCGATAGAAGGAACTGATATCGCAATGATCAAACCTTAATTTGTCACTAGTAATGcaataagagaaaaaaacttCTACTCTTCAAAAAAGTCACATCTATTCTATAGGCTTTCTAAATTGAGTTATTTCCTTTCTAAACCTTAATTgcttttaagttgtttaatttatatattggAAATGATTAAACAAACTATGTGCAAATTCCAGCAAATATAATAAATCATGCATGGAGATCAATTCGAATATCATTTCCCGTACAAAAAAATGATACGTTGATCTATCTTGCTTAATAATTACAGAAGATCTCTTTCACGTCCATATTACATGGCCATCAGCATATATGATTCATATCCCATCACGTGTCACCTTGCTTAAACACCGGAATAAAGTTTGTATTCATCTTTCTAATTTTATTTGGACACCAAAAGAAAAGCTTCTTGATTGTTAATTTGGTATTAGTTAGAGACTCCAGGGTTTGCAaattattataaagttataaacgTCTACACTACAAACAGTGCCGGACTAACTTTTTATAATGCCCCaatccaaaatttttaattatacctttatataaattttatcaaaatcacaaaacagTATCAAAAACAGTGCCGGattttcttacatttttttcttacaaaattatCAATTACAGTTATAGAATCAAGTATTTCAACCATTTTCGTTTCAATTGATATAATAACTAACATTCAGTTG
This genomic stretch from Raphanus sativus cultivar WK10039 unplaced genomic scaffold, ASM80110v3 Scaffold0527, whole genome shotgun sequence harbors:
- the LOC130502373 gene encoding E3 ubiquitin protein ligase RIN2-like isoform X1; amino-acid sequence: MGVRYLQFSVASTALSFAGLQVWTELSLDRLRADGLIISKNISLGDSRHALELLLGSYFTIALLTNFVLNVYILLLLSLKTLFFGELYGVETKKLVERLANYIIYKGIFLPLVIPATIFQGVLWTVWLTVVCTLKMFQALARDRLERLNASPSSTPWTYFRVYSVLFLVLSVDTLWIKLSLMTYSRTGSSLYLLLLFEPCSIAFETLQALLIHGFQLLDMWITHLAVKNSDCQRSKFLDSMTAGSLLEWKGLLNRNLGFFLDMATSVMALGHYLHIWWLHGLSFHLVDAVLFLNIRALLSAILKRMKGYIKLRIALGSLHAALPDATSEELRAYDDECAICREPMAKAKRLHCNHLFHLGCLRSWLDQGLNEVYSCPTCRKPLFVETEVNTRSVEVSSDEQLARQLQRQNIPEHPLATGLFPAEMPNSIESDPSRNLGLDPSWLQTWSSQGVDVAGPSTASRSVGLGRVQMMMRHLASVGESYAQTALEDAAWSLWPMNPSQASTSSTTIPLGTGGRTGGLHLRNVSSGANESLANILAMAETVRDVMPHVPDEIIFQDLQRTNSVSVTVNNLLQM
- the LOC130502373 gene encoding E3 ubiquitin protein ligase RIN2-like isoform X2 — encoded protein: MGVRYLQFSVASTALSFAGLQVWTELSLDRLRADGLIISKNISLGDSRHALELLLGSYFTIALLTNFVLNVYILLLLSLKTLFFGELYGVETKKLVERLANYIIYKGIFLPLVIPATIFQGVLWTVWLTVVCTLKMFQALARDRLERLNASPSSTPWTYFRVYSVLFLVLSVDTLWIKLSLMTYSRTGSSLYLLLLFEPCSIAFETLQALLIHGFQLLDMWITHLAVKNSDCQRSKFLDSMTAGSLLEWKGLLNRNLGFFLDMATSVMALGHYLHIWWLHGLSFHLVDAVLFLNIRALLSAILKRMKGYIKLRIALGSLHAALPDATSEELRAYDDECAICREPMAKAKRLHCNHLFHLGCLRSWLDQGLNEVYSCPTCRKPLFVETEVNTRSVEVSSDEQLARQLQRQNIPEMPNSIESDPSRNLGLDPSWLQTWSSQGVDVAGPSTASRSVGLGRVQMMMRHLASVGESYAQTALEDAAWSLWPMNPSQASTSSTTIPLGTGGRTGGLHLRNVSSGANESLANILAMAETVRDVMPHVPDEIIFQDLQRTNSVSVTVNNLLQM